A window of Mustelus asterias chromosome 15, sMusAst1.hap1.1, whole genome shotgun sequence contains these coding sequences:
- the dldh gene encoding delta-like protein D yields MAGPKFCLFLTQLAVLHQVFSSGVFELKLQEFNNRKGLSGNVNCCKGGSASNYGLPCECKTFFRVCLKHYQANISPEPPCTYGSALTPVLGSNSFSIPDAETFGNPMRFPFAFTWPGTFSLIIEALHAEPTDDLSTDNPDRLISRLATQRHLTVGEEWSQDVHISSRTELKYSYRFVCDEHYYGEGCSVFCRPRDDAFGHFSCGEKGEKLCNPGWEGPYCTESICLPGCDDQHGYCDRPGECKCRVGWQGRYCDECIRYPGCLHGTCQQPWQCNCQEGWGGLFCNQDLNYCTHHKPCKNGATCTNTGQGSYTCTCRPGYTGSNCEIEINECDANPCKNDGTCTDLENHYSCTCPPGFHGRTCELSAMTCADGPCFNGGRCTDKPTGGYSCHCPASYSGFNCEKKVDHCSSDPCTNGAQCVDIGNSYICQCRAGFTGRHCDIDTDNCASMPCLNGGTCQDGVNDHTCTCLPGFSGKNCSISISKCLNNPCHNGATCHERNSHYVCQCARGYGGLNCQFLLPEQPQGQTVIIDVKDKYTKAESKGQFPWVAVCAGVILVLMLLLGCAAVVVCVRVKLQKGRQQPPDISKSEIETMNNLTDCHREKDISISIIAATQIKNTNKKVDLQSDSSAGRNGYSVKYPSVDYNLVHELKNEDLLKAENERGNASSLEAEQKSVTQHNGEPSERKRPESTYSASKDTKYQSVYVISEEKDECIIATEV; encoded by the exons ATGGCAGGGCCAAAATTCTGTCTGTTCCTCACCCAGCTTGCAGTCCTGCACCAG GTCTTTTCCTCTGGTGTCTTCGAGTTGAAGTTACAGGAGTTTAACAACCGAAAGGGGCTGAGTGGCAACGTGAATTGCTGCAAAGGCGGCTCAGCATCCAACTACGGTCTGCCCTGCGAATGTAAGACCTTCTTCCGCGTGTGTCTCAAGCACTACCAGGCGAACATCTCCCCGGAGCCGCCCTGCACTTACGGCAGCGCCCTCACCCCCGTGCTGGGCTCCAACTCCTTCTCCATCCCCGACGCGGAAACCTTCGGCAACCCCATGAGGTTCCCCTTCGCCTTCACCTGGCCG gggaccTTCTCCCTCATCATTGAAGCCTTGCATgcggaacctactgatgacctgAGTACAG ATAACCCCGACCGCCTCATCAGCCGCCTGGCCACACAGCGGCACCTCACCGTGGGGGAGGAATGGTCCCAGGATGTGCACATCAGTAGCAGGACCGAGCTCAAGTACTCCTACCGCTTCGTGTGCGACGAGCATTACTACGGGGAAGGCTGCTCCGTCTTCTGCCGGCCCAGGGACGATGCCTTCGGCCACTTTAGCTGCGGCGAGAAGGGGGAGAAGTTGTGTAACCCAGGCTGGGAGGGACCCTACTGCACTGAAT CTATCTGTCTCCCTGGCTGTGATGACCAACACGGGTACTGCGACAGGCCTGGGGAATGCAA GTGTAGGGTGGGATGGCAAGGGCGCTACTGCGATGAATGTATTCGTTACCCAGGTTGTCTTCATGGGACGTGCCAACAGCCTTGGCAGTGCAACTGCCAGGAAGGATGGGGTGGTCTCTTTTGCAATCAGG ACTTGAACTATTGTACTCATCATAAACCTTGCAAGAATGGAGCAACGTGCACCAATACCGGTCAGGGGAGTTACACCTGCACCTGTCGCCCTGGCTACACGGGCTCCAACTGTGAAATTGAGATCAATGAGTGTGATGCCAACCCCTGTAAAAATGATGGGACCTGCACG GATCTGGAGAATCACTACTCATGTACCTGTCCACCGGGCTTCCATGGTCGGACTTGTGAACTAAGTGCCATGACGTGTGCAGATGGTCCCTGCTTTAATGGAGGAAGGTGTACAGACAAACCTACCGGTGGTTACAGCTGCCATTGCCCGGCTAGTTACTCTGGCTTCAACTGCGAGAAGAAAGTTGATCACTGCAGCTCTGACCCATGCACCAACG GTGCCCAGTGTGTCGATATTGGGAATTCCTACATATGCCAGTGCCGCGCAGGCTTCACAGGAAGGCACTGCGACATCGACACGGACAACTGTGCCAGTATGCCCTGCCTTAACGGCGGAACATGCCAGGACGGGGTCAATGATCACACCTGCACCTGCCTGCCTGGATTTAGCGGCAAGAACTGCAGCATCTCCATCAGTAAATGCCTGAACAACCCTTGCCACAACGGTGCCACCTGCCACGAGAGGAACAGTCACTATGTCTGCCAGTGCGCCCGTGGATACGGTGGGCTAAACTGCCAATTCCTGCTGCCAGAACAGCCTCAGGGTCAAACCGTCATCATAGACGTTAAGGATAAATACACGAAGGCTGAGAGCAAGGGGCAGTTTCCATGGGTTGCTGTGTGCGCCGGGGTTATTCTGGTCTTAATGCTGCTCCTGGGATGTGCGGCAGTGGTGGTCTGTGTGCGGGTAAAGTTGCAGAAGGGGCGACAGCAGCCTCCAGACATCTccaagagtgagatagagacaatGAACAACCTGACCGACTGCCACCGCGAGAAGGACATCTCCATCAGCATCATCGCTGCCACCCAAATCAAAAACACCAACAAGAAGGTAGACTTGCAAAGCGACAGCTCTGCGGGGAGGAATGGCTACAGCGTCAAATATCCTTCCGTGGATTATAATCTGGTGCATGAGTTAAAGAATGAAGATTTACTTAAAGCCGAGAATGAGCGGGGAAATGCCAGTAGCCTGGAAGCAGAGCAAAAAAGTGTTACACAGCATAATGG TGAACCCTCAGAAAGAAAGCGGCCAGAGTCCACATACTCTGCCTCAAAAGATACCAAGTACCAGTCAGTGTATGTCATATCTGAAGAGAAGGATGAATGTATAATAGCAACTGAG GTGTAA